One stretch of Deinobacterium chartae DNA includes these proteins:
- a CDS encoding polyprenyl synthetase family protein, giving the protein MHQAISRFIDQLLPREHPRPEIELLYRMMRDYPERGGKMLRGTLVLLSARAHGGRDEHALPLAAALELFQNWVLIHDDIEDDSEERRGRPALHREHGVPLAINAGDALHIYMWQTVLQAGVPGAAEEFLRTIHRTAEGQHVDLGWVEHGRWDLNEADYLEMVQLKTAHYTVVSPLRLGALAAGLEPDPRFLEAGLALGAAFQIRDDILNLTAEGSAYGKEVAGDLLEGKRTLMLLRWLESARADQRDFFLEVMSRPRSEKRLEEIERILRWLLASDAVRYADERARFEAARGLELLEAALESAPDREAVGQIMGTLRQLATRDH; this is encoded by the coding sequence GTGCACCAAGCCATCTCCCGCTTCATCGACCAACTGCTGCCCCGCGAGCATCCGCGCCCCGAAATCGAACTGCTCTACCGCATGATGCGCGACTACCCCGAGCGCGGCGGCAAGATGCTGCGCGGCACGCTGGTCCTGCTGTCGGCCCGCGCGCACGGGGGCCGTGACGAACACGCGCTGCCGCTGGCTGCGGCTCTCGAGCTGTTCCAGAACTGGGTGCTGATTCACGACGACATCGAAGACGACTCGGAGGAGCGGCGCGGCCGCCCAGCACTGCACCGCGAGCACGGCGTGCCGCTGGCCATCAACGCCGGAGACGCGCTGCACATCTACATGTGGCAGACGGTGCTGCAAGCCGGGGTGCCCGGCGCAGCCGAGGAATTCTTGCGCACCATCCACCGCACTGCCGAGGGGCAGCACGTGGACCTCGGCTGGGTCGAGCACGGGCGCTGGGACCTGAACGAGGCCGACTACCTCGAGATGGTCCAGCTCAAGACCGCCCACTACACCGTGGTCTCCCCGCTGCGCCTGGGTGCTCTGGCCGCCGGGCTCGAGCCGGACCCGCGCTTCCTCGAGGCCGGGCTGGCCCTGGGGGCCGCCTTCCAGATCCGCGACGACATCTTGAACCTCACCGCCGAAGGCAGCGCTTACGGCAAGGAGGTCGCCGGGGACCTGCTCGAGGGCAAACGCACGCTGATGCTGCTGCGCTGGCTCGAAAGCGCCCGGGCGGACCAGCGTGACTTTTTCCTCGAGGTGATGTCGCGCCCGCGCAGCGAGAAGCGCCTCGAAGAGATCGAGCGCATCCTGCGCTGGCTGCTGGCGAGCGACGCGGTGCGCTACGCCGACGAGCGGGCCCGCTTCGAGGCGGCGCGGGGTCTGGAGCTGCTCGAGGCGGCACTGGAGAGCGCACCGGACCGCGAGGCGGTCGGGCAGATCATGGGCACGCTGCGTCAACTCGCGACCCGGGATCACTGA
- a CDS encoding LysE family transporter, whose amino-acid sequence MDILLLAALKGFGTGAGLIIAIGAQNAFVLRQGLLRQHRFLVALISALGDAALIVLGVFGLGSIFASSPLLIRIATWGGAAFLIVYGARALRSALRPRALDLEAQPAASRRGIVLSTLAFSLLNPHVYLDTVVLIGSLAAGYGLGGRLGFAGGAVAASFVWFFALAFGASALVPLFRKPAAWRVLDALVGAVMWLLAVSLLVSHR is encoded by the coding sequence GTGGACATTTTGCTGCTGGCCGCCCTCAAGGGCTTTGGAACCGGCGCGGGCCTGATCATCGCCATCGGCGCTCAAAATGCCTTTGTGCTCCGGCAGGGCCTGTTGCGCCAGCACCGCTTTCTGGTCGCGCTGATCAGCGCGCTGGGCGACGCCGCGCTGATCGTTCTGGGCGTTTTCGGACTGGGCAGCATTTTCGCCAGCAGTCCGCTCCTGATCCGCATCGCGACCTGGGGCGGGGCGGCCTTTCTGATCGTTTACGGCGCGCGTGCGCTGCGATCGGCCCTGCGGCCCCGCGCGCTCGACCTCGAGGCCCAGCCCGCCGCCTCGAGGCGCGGCATCGTGCTGAGCACCCTGGCGTTCAGCCTGCTCAACCCGCACGTCTATCTCGACACGGTGGTCCTGATCGGCAGCCTGGCCGCCGGATACGGCCTGGGAGGCCGTCTGGGTTTTGCGGGCGGAGCGGTCGCTGCGTCGTTCGTGTGGTTCTTCGCGCTGGCGTTCGGCGCTTCGGCGCTGGTGCCGCTGTTCCGCAAACCGGCCGCGTGGCGCGTGCTCGACGCGCTGGTCGGAGCGGTGATGTGGCTGCTGGCGGTCTCGTTGCTCGTCTCGCACCGCTGA
- a CDS encoding FMN-binding negative transcriptional regulator: MYIPSYYEVTDSRILEGFMRQYPFATLVTAPGGVPFASHLPFVIGGGNQTLCLRAHLARANPQAAHLQRPGEVLVIFQGPHAYVSNRWYASAPNVPTWNYATVHAYGTVRVVGEAERLAHLHELSETFDPGALGAAPERYLEGMARGTVGFELTVTRLEGKFKLSQNRRPEDQAGVRAALEASADPLEREIARLMREQAALEG, encoded by the coding sequence GTGTACATCCCGTCCTACTACGAGGTCACCGATTCGCGCATCCTCGAGGGCTTCATGCGCCAGTACCCGTTTGCCACGCTGGTGACCGCCCCGGGCGGCGTGCCCTTCGCCTCGCACCTGCCGTTCGTGATCGGGGGTGGGAACCAAACGCTGTGCCTGCGCGCGCATCTGGCCCGCGCCAACCCGCAGGCCGCGCACCTGCAGCGTCCGGGCGAGGTCCTGGTGATCTTCCAGGGGCCCCACGCCTACGTCTCGAACCGCTGGTACGCCTCGGCTCCGAACGTTCCCACCTGGAACTACGCGACCGTCCACGCCTACGGAACGGTGCGGGTCGTAGGCGAGGCCGAGCGGCTCGCGCACCTGCACGAGCTCTCCGAGACCTTCGATCCGGGTGCGCTGGGCGCAGCCCCGGAGCGTTACCTCGAGGGCATGGCGCGCGGCACGGTGGGCTTCGAGCTGACGGTCACCCGCCTCGAGGGCAAGTTCAAGCTCTCGCAGAACCGGCGCCCCGAAGATCAGGCGGGCGTGCGCGCAGCCCTCGAGGCGAGTGCCGACCCGCTGGAGCGCGAGATCGCCCGCCTGATGCGCGAGCAGGCCGCTTTGGAAGGCTGA
- a CDS encoding PLP-dependent aminotransferase family protein, which translates to MALPHPLPEASRVVTLDAAAPDPSRREPLGRQIYRALCDMILSGHLSPGTRLPSTRQLAREWGVSRNTVVNAFEQLTAEGYLEGRVGDGSYVSRELPEGLMGAELRVRQDQGERRLSRRGAALAATPVSLPKPVGSLFSFRPGLPALDAFPFDVWARLEARRWRRPPRELLGYGDPLGWRPLREALRTYLHAARGVRCEPEQIVITAGSQQGLDLVARVLLDPGDPVWVEDPGYLGARAALLAAGARPVPVPVDAQGLRVSDGAARCPDARLAMVTPSHQFPLGATLSVARRLELLEWARHAGAWILEDDYDSEYRYRGRAVAALQGLDSGGRVLYLGTFSKVLLPGLRLGYLVVPPDLVEAFERARALQDRHPPGVVQAVTADFLNEGHFERHLRRTRELYAERQAALLAACQRHLPDRLRISATDAGMHLVGYLEDDLAATERAARAGVAVTPLSAYSLETAGSGLLLGYTALTPEQIEAGVRRLAAALT; encoded by the coding sequence ATGGCCCTCCCCCACCCTCTTCCCGAAGCTTCACGGGTGGTGACGCTCGACGCCGCCGCCCCGGACCCGTCCCGGCGCGAGCCGCTGGGACGGCAGATCTACCGCGCGCTGTGCGACATGATCCTGAGCGGTCACCTCTCTCCGGGCACCCGATTGCCCTCTACCCGCCAGCTGGCCCGCGAGTGGGGCGTCTCACGCAACACGGTGGTCAACGCCTTCGAGCAGCTCACCGCCGAGGGCTACCTCGAGGGGCGGGTCGGAGACGGCAGCTACGTCAGCCGCGAGTTGCCCGAGGGGCTGATGGGCGCGGAGCTGCGCGTGCGCCAGGACCAGGGAGAACGGCGGCTCTCGCGGCGCGGCGCGGCCCTGGCGGCCACCCCAGTCTCGCTGCCCAAACCGGTGGGCAGCCTGTTCTCGTTCCGGCCCGGCCTGCCGGCCCTCGACGCCTTTCCCTTCGACGTGTGGGCCCGCCTCGAGGCGCGGCGCTGGCGCCGTCCGCCGCGCGAACTGCTGGGCTACGGCGACCCGCTGGGTTGGCGGCCGCTGCGTGAGGCGCTGCGCACCTACCTGCACGCCGCGCGCGGCGTGCGCTGCGAACCCGAGCAGATCGTGATCACCGCCGGCTCGCAGCAGGGTCTGGACCTGGTCGCGCGGGTCCTGCTCGACCCCGGGGACCCGGTGTGGGTCGAGGATCCCGGCTACCTGGGAGCGCGCGCAGCCCTGCTGGCCGCCGGAGCGCGCCCGGTTCCGGTCCCGGTGGACGCGCAGGGCCTGCGGGTCAGCGACGGGGCCGCCCGTTGCCCCGACGCCCGGCTGGCCATGGTCACGCCCTCGCACCAGTTTCCGCTGGGAGCGACCCTCTCGGTGGCACGCCGCCTCGAGCTGCTCGAGTGGGCCCGGCACGCGGGGGCCTGGATCCTCGAGGACGACTACGACAGCGAGTACCGCTACCGGGGCCGGGCGGTGGCCGCGTTACAAGGGCTCGACAGCGGCGGGCGGGTGCTGTACCTGGGCACCTTCTCCAAGGTGCTGCTGCCGGGCCTGCGGCTGGGTTACCTGGTGGTCCCGCCTGACCTGGTAGAAGCCTTCGAACGCGCCCGCGCCCTGCAAGACCGCCACCCACCCGGCGTGGTTCAGGCGGTCACCGCCGACTTCCTGAACGAGGGACACTTCGAGCGGCACCTGCGCCGCACCCGCGAGCTGTACGCCGAGCGGCAGGCCGCGCTGCTCGCCGCCTGCCAGCGCCACCTGCCGGATCGCCTTCGGATTTCGGCGACCGACGCCGGCATGCACCTGGTTGGCTACCTCGAGGACGACCTGGCCGCCACCGAACGCGCGGCGCGGGCGGGGGTGGCGGTCACCCCGCTCTCGGCGTACAGCCTCGAGACGGCAGGGTCCGGGCTGCTGCTGGGGTACACCGCGCTCACGCCCGAGCAGATCGAGGCGGGCGTGCGGCGTCTGGCCGCAGCGCTGACCTGA
- a CDS encoding slipin family protein yields MKHEVIIKETHRGLQYRDGVLVRELGAGRWKLPRRSLLPFRRTPRVEIVLVDLRERDLNIKGQEILTLDKVAVRVNLVVQYRVSDPRAALHAVENYQDRLYTDVQLAARRSLAAMTLEEILTNRNRLSEDILRDVSETAGRYGVTIGRADVKDLIFPGNLQEIMNRVLAAERNSQAQLVDARTRAEVAHLEAEARARNERLEAEARAEARRLEAQAQAEAGRIAVAAEAEALRGREEAARTYTAYPALLRLLELEALRELSANANARIYLSFDRTAAPAEDLPER; encoded by the coding sequence ATGAAACACGAAGTCATCATCAAGGAAACGCACCGTGGCCTGCAGTACCGTGACGGCGTGCTGGTGCGTGAACTGGGCGCCGGACGCTGGAAGCTTCCGCGTCGCTCGCTGCTCCCCTTCCGGCGCACACCGCGCGTGGAGATCGTGTTGGTGGACCTGCGCGAGCGCGACTTGAACATCAAGGGCCAGGAGATCTTGACCCTCGACAAGGTGGCCGTGCGGGTCAATCTGGTGGTGCAGTACCGGGTGAGCGACCCGCGTGCGGCGCTGCACGCGGTCGAGAACTACCAAGACCGGCTATACACCGACGTGCAGCTGGCCGCGCGGCGCTCGCTGGCCGCCATGACCCTCGAGGAGATCTTGACCAACCGCAACCGGCTGTCCGAGGACATCCTGCGCGACGTTTCGGAAACGGCGGGGCGTTACGGCGTGACCATCGGCCGCGCCGACGTGAAGGACCTGATCTTCCCGGGCAACTTGCAGGAGATCATGAACCGGGTACTGGCCGCCGAGCGCAACAGCCAGGCCCAACTGGTAGACGCCCGTACCCGCGCGGAGGTCGCGCACCTCGAGGCCGAGGCGCGGGCGCGCAACGAACGCCTCGAGGCCGAAGCGCGCGCCGAGGCGCGGCGTCTGGAGGCCCAGGCGCAGGCCGAGGCGGGGCGCATCGCGGTCGCCGCCGAGGCCGAAGCGTTGCGCGGGCGCGAGGAGGCCGCGCGCACCTACACCGCCTACCCGGCGCTGCTGCGCCTGCTCGAGCTCGAAGCGTTGCGCGAGTTGTCGGCGAACGCCAACGCCCGCATCTACCTGTCGTTTGACCGCACCGCCGCTCCTGCCGAAGACCTGCCCGAGCGCTGA
- a CDS encoding GNAT family N-acetyltransferase, with translation MFTHDLGGGLELRLLEHRHAPELLEAVRANAAQLDRFLNIARELHDLERARQRIQVALDRFAAGHGLEAGIWFEGHLIGTVALHGGGRTRIEVGYWLTEPFQGRGIATRAAAAVTDHAFGGLGLHRVEMRCAVDNVRSRAVPERLGFRLEGILRGSYQVGDRFIDEALYALTADAWVAPSERRL, from the coding sequence ATGTTCACGCACGATCTTGGCGGGGGCCTCGAGTTGCGCCTGCTCGAGCACCGCCACGCGCCGGAACTGCTCGAGGCGGTGCGCGCCAACGCCGCGCAACTGGACCGCTTCTTGAACATCGCCCGCGAACTGCACGACCTCGAGAGAGCCCGGCAGCGCATACAGGTGGCCCTGGACCGTTTCGCGGCCGGGCACGGCCTCGAGGCGGGCATCTGGTTCGAGGGCCATCTGATCGGTACGGTGGCGTTGCACGGCGGGGGCCGCACCCGGATCGAGGTGGGTTACTGGCTGACCGAGCCTTTTCAGGGGCGCGGCATTGCGACCCGCGCGGCCGCGGCGGTGACCGATCACGCCTTTGGCGGACTGGGCCTGCACCGGGTCGAGATGCGCTGCGCGGTGGACAACGTGCGCAGCCGCGCGGTACCCGAACGGCTGGGTTTCCGACTCGAGGGCATCTTGCGCGGCTCGTACCAAGTCGGGGACCGCTTCATCGACGAGGCGCTGTACGCGCTGACCGCCGACGCCTGGGTCGCTCCCTCCGAACGCCGGCTGTAG
- a CDS encoding AIM24 family protein: MSQHRILTQQETGSGTRFEVYEIAHLTRVLERRGGDYELVQAYTPAGRRQVKISLEGGGALLEPGALQYAHGNLRVAVQQQEQGGFLARAVRSAGTGESAFATRYEGYGEVWTEPTAKHFLIASMEGPGDALLLDDRAFYACESSIQLKTHTHRSVSGVLSGNGLVQPRLEGRGVFVVESPVPAEEVEAVEIGGGRELIVDGDLLLMYSASLQVELRPLVRGLRNAARSGEGLVYVLRGEGVAWLTPTARGLFSSP, from the coding sequence ATGAGCCAACATCGCATCCTGACCCAGCAAGAAACCGGCAGCGGTACCCGCTTCGAGGTGTACGAAATCGCGCACCTCACCCGCGTCCTCGAGCGGCGCGGCGGCGATTACGAGCTGGTTCAGGCCTATACGCCCGCCGGGCGGCGACAGGTCAAGATCAGCCTCGAGGGCGGGGGCGCGCTGCTCGAGCCCGGCGCGCTGCAGTACGCGCACGGCAACCTGCGGGTAGCGGTGCAGCAGCAGGAGCAGGGCGGTTTCCTGGCGCGCGCGGTGAGGTCCGCGGGGACCGGCGAGTCGGCCTTCGCCACCCGTTACGAGGGCTACGGCGAGGTGTGGACCGAGCCCACCGCCAAGCACTTCCTGATCGCCAGCATGGAAGGCCCCGGCGACGCACTGCTGCTGGACGACCGGGCCTTTTACGCCTGCGAGTCCAGCATCCAGCTCAAGACCCACACGCACCGCAGCGTCTCCGGGGTGCTGAGCGGCAACGGCTTGGTGCAGCCGCGCCTCGAGGGACGCGGAGTGTTCGTGGTGGAGTCCCCGGTCCCGGCCGAGGAGGTCGAGGCGGTCGAGATCGGCGGCGGGCGCGAGCTGATCGTGGACGGCGACTTGCTGCTGATGTACTCGGCGAGTTTGCAAGTCGAGCTGCGCCCGCTGGTGCGCGGCCTGCGCAACGCGGCGCGCTCGGGCGAGGGCTTGGTGTACGTGCTGCGTGGCGAGGGTGTGGCGTGGCTCACCCCCACCGCCCGCGGCCTGTTTTCCAGCCCCTGA
- the sodA gene encoding superoxide dismutase [Mn], which yields MPKFELPALPYAYDALEPHIDARTMEIHHTKHHQAYINNANAALEGLEDLQNLSVEELIANLDRVPAEKRTALRNNAGGHANHSLFWTVLGTGTQLSGELADAINRDFGSFDAFKEKFAQAATTRFGSGWAWLVVKPGGQLEVVSTANQDSPLMGEAVAGASGTPILGLDVWEHAYYLNYQNRRPDYIGAFWNVVNWDEVARRYAAAQ from the coding sequence ATGCCCAAGTTTGAACTGCCCGCTCTGCCCTACGCCTACGACGCGCTCGAGCCGCACATCGATGCGCGCACCATGGAGATCCACCACACCAAGCACCACCAGGCCTACATCAACAACGCCAACGCCGCCCTCGAGGGTCTCGAGGACCTGCAAAACCTCTCGGTCGAGGAACTGATCGCCAACCTCGACCGCGTTCCGGCCGAGAAGCGTACCGCGCTGCGCAACAATGCGGGCGGCCACGCCAACCACAGCCTGTTCTGGACCGTGCTGGGTACCGGCACCCAGCTCTCGGGCGAGCTGGCCGACGCGATCAACCGTGACTTCGGCTCGTTCGACGCCTTCAAGGAGAAGTTCGCCCAGGCGGCCACCACCCGCTTCGGCAGCGGCTGGGCGTGGCTGGTCGTGAAGCCCGGCGGTCAGCTCGAGGTCGTCTCGACCGCCAACCAGGACAGCCCGCTGATGGGCGAGGCCGTCGCCGGTGCCAGCGGCACCCCGATCCTGGGCCTGGACGTGTGGGAGCACGCCTACTACCTGAACTACCAAAACCGTCGTCCCGACTACATCGGGGCCTTCTGGAACGTCGTGAACTGGGACGAGGTCGCCCGCCGCTACGCTGCGGCCCAGTAA
- a CDS encoding RluA family pseudouridine synthase — protein sequence MSNILEFEAAAGRLDQVAAAGAGHSRSQVTQWIAAGHVQVDGVPQTKPGFKLRGGERLRLEVPAEAPQTVDPEDVDLEVLYEDEHLIAINKPAGMVTHPAPGVTRGTLVNALLGRVRLAGEGEAWGPEGYRPGIVHRLDKDTSGVIVVAKTALAHARLAEAFKERDTAKTYLAITAGRVSEGGRPVTLEAPIGRHPVNRQMMAVNGSAAREALTRFVPLASFCDRFGRWYGLVRAEPRTGRTHQIRVHLAYLKAPILGDEVYGRASEVMPRQALHAWKLELPHPVSGETLRLEAPIPEDLMNAWITLGGELPSEHL from the coding sequence ATGAGCAACATCTTAGAATTCGAGGCTGCGGCCGGACGGCTTGACCAGGTCGCCGCTGCCGGTGCCGGACACAGCCGCTCGCAGGTCACCCAGTGGATTGCAGCGGGCCACGTGCAGGTCGACGGCGTGCCGCAGACCAAGCCGGGCTTCAAGCTGCGCGGCGGAGAACGCCTGCGCCTCGAGGTGCCCGCCGAGGCGCCGCAGACCGTAGACCCCGAGGACGTGGACCTCGAGGTGCTCTACGAGGATGAGCACCTGATCGCCATCAACAAACCGGCCGGTATGGTCACTCACCCCGCACCCGGAGTTACGCGCGGCACGCTGGTCAACGCCCTGCTGGGCCGGGTGCGGCTGGCCGGGGAAGGCGAGGCGTGGGGCCCCGAGGGCTACCGCCCCGGCATCGTGCACCGCCTGGACAAGGACACCAGCGGCGTGATCGTGGTCGCCAAGACCGCGCTGGCTCACGCGCGCCTGGCCGAGGCCTTCAAGGAACGCGACACCGCCAAGACTTACCTCGCGATCACCGCCGGGCGCGTCAGCGAGGGCGGGCGGCCCGTGACCCTCGAGGCCCCCATCGGGCGGCATCCGGTGAACCGCCAGATGATGGCCGTGAACGGCTCGGCGGCGCGCGAGGCCCTCACGCGCTTTGTGCCGCTGGCCTCCTTCTGCGACCGTTTCGGACGCTGGTACGGGCTGGTGCGCGCCGAGCCGCGCACCGGGCGCACCCACCAGATCCGGGTGCACCTCGCCTACCTCAAGGCCCCGATCCTGGGCGACGAGGTGTACGGCCGCGCCAGCGAGGTGATGCCGCGCCAGGCGCTGCACGCCTGGAAACTCGAGCTGCCGCACCCGGTCAGCGGGGAGACGCTGCGCCTCGAGGCCCCCATTCCTGAAGATCTGATGAACGCCTGGATCACGCTGGGCGGCGAGCTGCCCAGCGAGCATTTGTAA
- a CDS encoding carbon-nitrogen hydrolase family protein, with amino-acid sequence MQLHAPAYVRTPDLERNLELHLEALRGAQADLLIFPELALCPRPMGERADLDIHALHSQHPALEALRSACRSTKRALVTGTLWREAGALYNAALLILPDGTPQVYRKVHRVGMAPDRWLAGGDRLEVFPTPWGQLGLLVCYDLDFPEAARSLALAGADLIVLIAHWPLEGNLWEELVRVRALENHLYVVAVNGDPDNARDRARAAGPLGRLLAKEGADGSLSVELDLRAGRAPITERGGEITSDFLADRVPAAYRTERERVRGEGGPSPRTR; translated from the coding sequence ATGCAGCTGCATGCCCCCGCTTACGTCCGCACCCCCGACCTCGAGCGCAACCTCGAGCTTCACCTTGAGGCCTTGCGCGGCGCGCAGGCCGACTTGCTCATCTTTCCCGAACTGGCGCTGTGCCCGCGCCCGATGGGCGAGCGCGCGGATTTAGATATCCACGCGCTGCATTCGCAACACCCCGCACTCGAAGCGCTGCGCTCGGCCTGCCGCAGCACGAAGCGGGCGCTGGTGACCGGCACGCTGTGGCGTGAGGCGGGCGCGCTGTACAACGCGGCCCTGCTGATCCTGCCCGACGGAACGCCGCAGGTCTACCGCAAGGTCCACCGCGTCGGCATGGCTCCCGACCGGTGGCTGGCAGGCGGAGACCGCCTCGAGGTCTTTCCTACTCCCTGGGGCCAGTTGGGCCTGCTGGTGTGTTATGACCTCGACTTTCCCGAGGCCGCCCGCAGCCTGGCCCTTGCCGGAGCGGACCTGATCGTGTTGATCGCCCACTGGCCCCTCGAGGGGAACTTGTGGGAGGAACTCGTGCGGGTACGGGCGCTGGAGAATCACCTGTACGTCGTGGCCGTAAACGGCGACCCGGACAATGCGCGCGACCGCGCGCGGGCAGCCGGTCCGCTGGGCCGCCTGCTGGCCAAAGAAGGTGCGGACGGCAGCCTGAGCGTGGAGCTGGACCTGCGCGCCGGGCGCGCACCGATCACAGAGCGCGGCGGCGAGATCACCTCGGACTTCCTGGCCGACCGGGTTCCGGCCGCCTACCGCACGGAACGTGAACGGGTGCGAGGAGAAGGCGGACCTTCTCCTCGCACCCGTTAA
- the hslO gene encoding Hsp33 family molecular chaperone HslO produces MTEKTASYMLRGTAADYTLRVLAVDSGSLVQEALDRHHLSPTATAALGRALTGALLMAQVLNKHERSRVTLRIQGDGPVGWIVAEGSPDGSVRGYVKNPQADLPARESDGKLDVGGLVGEGDLGVTRLLENTEPYTSTTPLQSGEIADDLAYFLARSEQIPSALLLGVYLEGAGVHTAGGLLIQAMPGASDETLARLEANIARLGSMTTALRAGSLLEVVQRATEGLGLEIHEQAMPVRFECRCSEEKALSALAYFDRSERLDMIDQGGQEVVCHWCGHHYHISPEQIRGLEDEGSHIQA; encoded by the coding sequence GTGACCGAGAAGACTGCGAGCTACATGCTGAGAGGGACTGCTGCCGACTACACCCTGCGGGTGCTGGCGGTGGACTCCGGGAGCCTGGTGCAAGAGGCCCTGGACCGTCACCATCTCAGCCCTACCGCGACCGCTGCGCTCGGCCGCGCGCTGACCGGCGCGCTGCTGATGGCGCAGGTCCTCAACAAACACGAGCGCAGCCGGGTAACCCTGCGCATTCAGGGCGATGGCCCGGTCGGCTGGATCGTGGCCGAAGGCAGCCCGGACGGCAGCGTGCGCGGCTACGTCAAAAATCCCCAGGCCGACCTGCCCGCGCGCGAGAGCGACGGCAAGCTCGACGTGGGCGGCCTGGTCGGTGAAGGTGACCTGGGTGTGACCCGCCTGCTCGAAAACACCGAGCCCTACACCTCTACCACCCCGCTGCAGAGCGGAGAGATCGCCGATGACCTCGCCTACTTCCTGGCCCGCAGCGAACAGATTCCTTCGGCGCTGTTGCTGGGCGTTTACCTCGAGGGTGCCGGCGTGCACACTGCCGGCGGCCTGCTGATCCAGGCGATGCCCGGGGCCTCCGACGAGACCTTGGCCCGCCTCGAGGCGAACATCGCCCGCCTGGGCTCGATGACCACCGCGCTGCGCGCGGGCAGCCTGCTCGAGGTGGTTCAGCGCGCCACCGAGGGGCTGGGCCTCGAGATTCACGAGCAGGCCATGCCGGTGCGTTTCGAGTGCCGCTGCTCCGAGGAAAAAGCCCTCAGCGCCCTGGCCTACTTCGACCGCAGCGAGCGCTTGGACATGATCGATCAGGGCGGGCAGGAGGTCGTGTGCCACTGGTGTGGGCACCACTATCACATCTCGCCCGAGCAGATTCGCGGCCTCGAGGACGAGGGCAGCCACATCCAGGCCTGA